The window CCCACACATCACTCACTGCCTGCCTAAACATGTATTTAAATGGCAAAATTATTGtacatttggaattttttttaattattggtgAAACATTGTATAGACAACCTTTATTATCGTACAAATACAATTAGTACTGTGCACTTGGTAACaatgttctttcctttttttaaggtTACTTTCCTTTGCTTTGCACATGAACGCTAATCTggctaattttatttaaaaacagataattttattttcccatagcagtcatctttttttcctttatatatcATTTAGGTTACAAAATAAAGGTACTACATAATGGTTTAGGTATGAGATTCTACATTACTTTTGACAAATTATGTGATTCTGGCTTTCAGTCATCATCAGGGTTACAACAAACTACGATCAAACATGATAGTAAAGCAAAATAAGGATTAAAATTAATACATCTATTTTAGATGCTTAGACATACTTTATTAGTTATAtgtctctaatttttttttttgcaacatgtGTAATTTTTAAATCAGTAATAATGCCAGCTTGTTCTAACACATCTGACTTAACTTGAGATTAATTCAGTTAATTGATATTTGCCATTAGCTTAAATGATATCTAGATAACTATGTCTGTATAAAGATGTTGGGAgtatttattaaaactaataatACTGTTTTAATATGTAGTCAACATTAGatacaaattattttaacaaattggaatttcaattaaaaatcttCAATCTAACTGTAATTCTAGTAACTGAAATAAATACGTAACTAGCTTttttagctagtttttttttcaaatgttacagTTGGGTTCTTTTTATAAAAGAGTAGCTTTTCATCTGTATCACAGATCAGTCTGTTTTTCTAATTCTTGAATCTGTACTTAAGTTCTTCACCAACCACATTTGTACACAGTGCTGACATACAGTAAGCTTTCATACTAAATTAGCCAAGGAAGGAAACCAGGCTATATTGCTTACTTAGCAGTGGAGAACACTGTCTGATCTTGGGATATTACATTCAGCTACCGTAGGAATGTTTGCACTGTGAGTTCatgtttattgtcacatttacatacatgtagTAGAATGTCTTCTCACAGTAGTGACAATACTACACCCTCAACAAAAGGCACACACTTAattgtttgcactgtttttgctttttttgtattatcaGTATTTACTTTCTTTGCTTGCTTTGTCTGTATAGCATGACATATTTACTATGTGACTTAACACACTTCTTTAATGAGACACAGGTGAAAACTGCAGCTTTAAAGAAGTTGACATTCGAAAACGGGATGGATCACAAAAATGGGATTCTCTGTATGCACAATATGACTTAAAATGTGTTCAGAAATGTTATCCTAAAGTCAGAAACTGTTAGATTTACTCAAACAAAAGTTTTTTGTTATTAATGAAGCAACAATTGCGCATACATCATGCATTAAGCATGGCGCTTCGCAAGGTAGGCCTTGAGACACTGTAAAAGCaatttgttagttagttagttaggttatgttaaattgatttttaattgatttttactcatgttaaaatgtttgcctatatgtTAGTGCATACATAGTCTGTGGCAGGTTCTATTATAACCTCCACAAACTAAActataaatggaatattctaattatttcttgttccTCTGACCACAGGTTAGTCCCAGTTTATGTTCTGCTTTGCAATTGATCAGGCATGAAGGGCAaaccatactgtacatacagtacttacagAATGCACTGAATGTATTAAGTGAAGACAATGTATGTTTGCCATAGAGAAATAACacaacttttaagtatagaaagtaactgaagtttaacactagaaataGAAGTTTGTAgcagaaatcttttttttcttttttaattttattctgcgTGTGTAATAACTTTCTTCtgaaattttgtgatttttttttcctttttttaaattttcagaaagcttttaaaatgaactttattggactgagaaattaattttgttacaCGTTTGACTTAcgctggatcctaccttgccaactcagtagctaTTTGATTTTGGGAACTAAGAAAAGACACAGCTCCAGACACCAAGAGTCTTTGTGTGATTTACAAATTGTTGGTCTGCCTCACAAACAAGCCTTACCCTCAGGAAGACTGGCCCCAAAATGAGGcccaggtttttaaatgttcaaaatatacaaaaacaccgTTCAAGGAGGAGATTTCTGTTAGCCCCTAGctgaagatcaaaaacaaaacaatgttccttagtgaaataattaaaagaaacacaaataatgGCAAGGCAAGAGAGAAaggcaaaaataatgaaaaatggttTGCCTAAAACCCTAGTCTTGTGaggccagacatgattctcaaatgagattTATACCTGGGGACAACaatgtttgtagtgaatagtgGCAAAATCCACTGCTGAAATGGCCCTGTCCACATGGTTTCTTCCTCGGTTCCTCCTGTCCATGCACTTTAAACCCTGGGGTTTTAGAGAGAacaaaagaaactggaaaaaaaagactTCATTCTGACAAAAAATAAGAGGTCataatttaaagaaacaaatattagAATTCATAACTATCAAAATACAATTCCTGAATTTTAGTGTATTGCAGGCATGGGAATCCCCCCAGTGTAAAACCAAATGAGAGGTTTATTATCTTGGGGGGATTTCAGCACAGGGgttgtaaataataatatatcatGAACTACCTAATTTAGTTTAGCAGGTGCACGttctaaatttattttctaatattttctGTCTAGTAACAGAAAAATACAGCTTATAACCCATGCTAAATATACAAATTCATACATTATTATACATGTATTGTAGAATTTATGAATTCGaaagataattcaggatatttccatttaaactgtttaaagcttttttttaacaacatgcttttaaaatctcAGTAGTCAATGAACCAATCTAttaggtttgtaacatttgcttttgtaagatttatatttctTGCATCATTAACTGGTTAAAAAATACTACTAAAAAGTGATATTTAACAGATTAGTCaaattatttcagattttaaatgTCAGAAATTCATGgtactttaattttccaaatctgccCCTCCTTTTGTACATTTTCCCAACTTTAAAGCTTCCTGTGTGAAGTTAAACTTGTTAGTTTTACACtaatcctttatttcagaactccCTTATAACAgcctttgttttgctgttttcacgTATTTTATGAGAGTTATCAGACTTTGTTATTGTTTATGcctgtgtacaaatccagaattagaaaattacTTGGGCTCTTGTTACCTGTAAACAATAAATTTATAACTGTGAAACAGTATTAAGTTCTTCATGTAccattcaaatacagtatatggcacgGTTACGTTCACTTATAGGTTATACTATTGAATATTAGTTTGCCTTCAAAAGCCAAATTAATGACACCAATTCAGTGTTTACGGATTTGTATTTAGCAATGAAGTATGCTGTTTATCTTGTCCTACTAATTGTATGTTTTGGCAATTATGCATCTCTTTTAACTTAGAACATACTATTTTAATAGAGAAATGTGCTTTGCCTTTCAAAGCAATTAAAcactattttattaaattttattttggtaataAATAAAGCAGCAAAGCCACTTCGTTTCAGTCTTATCTCGACGTTTACTTGCTAAACCTGTTCTTGACAATGCCAGTCCTGCCACATCCCATAGTAACTGTGAATGTAAGGTCCTCCCGCAAACCTGAGCTAACTGTACTGGTTAGAAGATAGATGGATGCTTGGACTGATGTGATTGTGTAAAAGTGTTCATTTAAGTCAGAGAATGAATACAAAGCCTCTGTTCCCTCATCTGGACTGTGCAGGACACTGTTTTCAATAACAATTAATCTTATTATCCCTTCATCTCCTCTTACAAATGCGTGATAGTGCAAGTTAAGTGGTTACACCTCATTTGATCAGTAATGTTATTTTGCACTCCAAGCACGCACAAATCTGTTTCAGAGTTGACTTTATAAAGGGATAAAAGTGACAATAATGCAAGCTTGTCTatgtgttttgctttattttaaatagcaaGTACAATTCCTTCACAGTaaaatcttgattttcattttgaatttcattttgaatttttccaCAGCGTAGTAAGCGTAGTGCCTCTGAAATACATGTGGTTCTTGGAAATGAAGCGTGTGACCTGGATTCCATGGTGTCAGCGATAGCCCTGGCCTGTTTTCTAGCCAAGGTATGTTCATACTTTCTTATGTATTTTTCTGTCACAACCCTGTCTGTGTGATGAGTGATGTCAGagtgtaatattttttaatgtgtttttctctatatttagattttttttttctgttattagcAGCTTGCTAATTGTGTAATAATGATGACAGTGTATTGGTGAAAcatactaatatacagtatttatcctTCTTGGTTATTTCCATAGTAATTTATATtgtataaaatcatttttattttaattgtgaaaatAAATGCTTTTGACATTCAACATTTCATTTGCCATAGTTATCAGTTTGTATATCTGAGTTTTTTGGCAGACAGCCATATCCAGGatattgttgttttgtttgcCATATGGTTAGTGTAGAGTTTGTCCAGattaatttgatcatttttaagggtgcttttttttcttataattagAAAATTCAAAAATCCTTTCTAGCATTGAAAGGGTACATTTGTTTCATGAGTCAAGATAGTGCAAGTTGTAAGAAATGACTGTCTTCGTACAAATTGCTATGGGTGAAGATTCCTCAGTGGGGAATTCTGGTGACATAGTCGAACTTTGTAAGCTTTTTCCAAAAGGTAGGCAAACAGTACTTGAAATCCTTAAGTAGGGAGGTGTTTTTGCCATTTCTAGGTTGAAAACACCAAATGGACATCCTGTAACTTCTAAACCCACAAAGACAGTCTATTGCTTTCCACACAACAAGCCCTAGATTGCTAGGGAGCAAACGGTCTCCTGAATAAGAAAAAGAGAttattcaaatctggtgacaaagtgGCTCTGAAGGATGTACAGCGTGTGCTAAaggaaaagaatgaatgaaaggaagcttacaaagctaaaatagaaaacaaactcactaaGAAGCATGCCTGGAACGGACTCTGAATATTTACTGGACACAGGCAATCCaaggctcaggtgctagaaggggatttggacaaagctaacaccctgagcaattttttaatagattttccttcCCACTGTCATCTTCTTCCACTGATCAGTcttcccacaccatccctaccacatcaacaactcctaccacattaactggaatggccagtgacaagtccacctctgatcattagtgtggactgtccataactaatACCAAGTAACGAGACAACTGAGGAGGCTACACACAGGGAATACTGTGGGACCAGAtagagtcagtcctcaagttctttaGGCctatgctgaccaactttgtggtgtcctctgtcacctgttcagtctatccctaaggcttcagaaagttcctgttccaaagaaataTACTGTGTTTCATTACAGGTTGAAGTTTCCAGGCCGTGTTGAGCACTGCCAATAAATGATGTTCCTTTATCTATGGTACAGTGCACTTTGGACAATATCTTGCACAGGATTCCACATATTTCTTATATACAGGGGCTGTGTGGTAAACCACAGTGTATTTGAGTGTTCTATGCTTATGCTCAAAATGGTCCAAATTAAAGCTTATTAAAAAGATaactgtttcctcccacagtccaaagacatgaaggttaggtggattggcgattctaaattggccctagtgtgtgcttggtgtgtgggtgtgtttgtgtgtgtcctgcggtgggttggcaccctgcccaggattgattcctgccttgtgccctgtgttggctgggattggctccagcagacccccgtgaccctgtgttcggattcagcgggttagaaaatggatggatggatgaatggaaaaagACTAACTTAAATAAGatatgattacagtaatccctcgctatatcgcgcttcaactttcgcggcttcactatatcgcggattttatatgtaagcatatttaaatatatatcacggattttttgctggttcacagatttctgcggacaatgggtcttttaatttctggtacatgcttcctcaggtggtttgcccagttgattttatacaagggatgctattggcagatggctgagaagctacccaaccagagcgcgtattacgtattaaataaaactcctcaaatatattgtgagcacgggggctgttcgcacccctagaggataatgccgctcctcaaaaaacgctgaaagattaccttcacattgctaccttccttgctgggcttacatgtggctgctttgtcaagcgatatgcttcccgcacggtgcttcgcatacttaaaagatcaaacagcacgtattgatttttgattgtttgcttttctctctctctctctctctctcttgctctgacattctctgctcctgatggagggggtgttaGAAGGTGAGTTgctcgcacccctagaggatacagacgcttgtctaaaaatgctgaaagattattttcacattgctcccttccgtgcagctgctttgtcaagcaacatgcttcccgcacggtgcttcgcatacttaaaagctcgaacggcacgtattgatttttgactgtttgtttttctctgtctctctcactctctctgacattctctgctcctgactgagggggtgtgagcagaggggctgttcgcaaactggcctagaggatacggacgctcctctaaaaaatgctgaaagactaccttcacattgctcccttacttgcagctgctttgttcagcggtgcttcgcatacttaaaagccaaacagccctattgatttttgattgtttgcttttttttctctctctgtctctctctctctgacattctctgctcctgacgtgcactcctttgaagaggaagatatgtttgcattcttttaattgtgagacggaactgtcatttctgtcttgtcatggagcacagtttaaacttttgaaaaagagacaaatgtttgtttgcagtgtttgaataatgttcctgtctctctacaacctcctgtgtttctgtgcaaatctgtgacccaagcatgacaatataaaaataaccataaaaacatatggtttctacttcgcggattttcacctttcgcggggggttctttaacgcaacccccgcgatcgaggagggattactgtatactacttTTGTCATGTCTTCTGTTAAGAGTCTTACTTTTACTTTTGAAATGGATATCTTTGAGTTGGCTTTCCCTTGTTTCTATTGAtacagtgtaagtttaaaaaaatgaattttatttttacctgcAGACGACTAGGAAGACTGTTATCCCAGTGTTAAACATCCAACGCTCTGAGTTTGTACTAAGGACGGAAAACACATATTTTCTCAATGAGAACCAGATTTCAGAGGACTGGTTGATTTTCAGAAATGAAATTGACCTCCACGAACTTCATCAAGCTGGTCTGTTAACTTTGACACTAGTGGACCATCATGTGTTGCCTAGGTAAAAATTGTAATGCATGAACTCTTGAACCACAGAAACCTGTTTTTGTTGCatcatttgtattttaataacttGAATAAAGTATTTAcctgtatgtgcttggtgtgacCTTTCTTCAGGTTCAGGACTATTTCTTTTAACTTGTACAATTTTATAATGGAATGGTGGGACTTGAAGCCAATTCTTATTCAAAACtatccccacccaagagaaagagaggagagccaattaaaaaaatgctactCCTTTTCCCctaaatggaagcttattctaaaaagttattaataagatcccgccattttttttttggaaagttttgagcagatcctctaagtgagaatttgaattttcccattttcaaattttgctttGCCTCATTatgtttgacttgactgtatgaaaTATTTGCTTCtaaagaaaatcaataaaataaaatatatatatatagttaccaGTTGGCTCAGgaaacagaaattttaattaGAGTTTTACATTCAGGAAGGACCAGATCCTGGAGGAGGCAGTTGTGGATGTGATAGACCACCGCCCTTTGGAAAGGCTAAGCTCCCACTCCTGTGGCCTTACATCAGAGTTGGTGGGATCCTGTGCTACTCTCATAACTGAACGAATATTGAAGAATGCAGCAGAGGTGCTTGATAAAAAGTTGGCAACACTGCTGTATGGTAAATTTAAACAATCACTACATGTAACATAAATTTACTACTTGCATCTTATTAAAGATAGAATAATTTAGTCTACTACCATTGTAGTTACATGGACACGCTGATCATTAAACAGCCTAATTTAGAACTGTATAATTACTATTccttaaagtaatttttttaaaatgtcatttatgaTCAATATTTAAGATGTTTATGTTGTACGTGTAGTCCTCTCTttacagtaatataaaaaataaaattaacaatatgtAATATAATTCACTTAAGCTAATTGTATATAGCCAAATAAATTGATTTGctaattaatttataatttattagattttctttcatttcagttgAGTATTTTTTATACTAGAACATGATATCTCTGATTTTCTAGATTTTCCCTGCTATGAAGGCTTAATCCTTTGTACTGTTAAAATCTTACATTTTGATATGAGTCTCTGTGATTGGAtagttgatgttttttttttattgtatataggTACCATTGTGCTAGACTGTGTAAATATGGCACCAGAAGCAGGAAAGGTCACTTTGAAGGACACAGAATATATCTCCAAATTAGAGGAAATGTTTCCAGATCTGCCTTCAAGACACCAACTCTTTGAGTCTCTGCAGAaagcaaaattcaatgtgtcagGTAAATATGCTGTCTGGATAGGAACAGACTTGGCATAAATCTATCTTACTATATTCCAAGATATGCTATAAACCATTTAAACATTCTTGTTCAATACATATGTTACTTCctacatttttgctttgtttttttaagtaactagagactttattaaatgttaaaacCATAAGGTACTAAGATATTTAGTATTGACAAAAAGTAAAGTTCTGTTTTGACCATTACTTAATCTGCATTTCCATCATTAAGACCTTTTTGATTAATCATTGTTTTCTGGTGTTAAAAGACATTACTGACAAtcttttctaaacttaaaattagtataatttgttgtaatttgtattaatttttattatatatattgattCTGATATCATATATATCAGGCCTTACTACAGAACAGATGCTTCTGAAGGATATGAAGGTTCTATCTGGAGGAAATACCAGACTTGCTATTAGTGTGGTCTACTTGAAACTTGAGGTAACGTGAATGGAATTCATGGTTCTAGGTTCTAAAATATATAGGTATAATTTGTAGTGCTGTGCTTTATTTACTAATAACCTGTTGTCAtagagggtggtgcagtggtagtgctgctacctcacagtaaggagacctgggtttgcttcccgggtcctccctgcgtggagtttgcatgttctccccatgtctgcgtgggtttcctccgggtgcctcccacagtccaaagacatgcaggttaggtgtatccttttggcgatcctaaattgtccctggtatgtgtgtgtgtgtgtgttctgcggtgggctggcaccctgcctggaatttgttcctgccttgcgccctgtgttggctgggattggctccagcagacccccgtg of the Erpetoichthys calabaricus chromosome 2, fErpCal1.3, whole genome shotgun sequence genome contains:
- the prune gene encoding exopolyphosphatase PRUNE1; the protein is MEKFLRDCSSDLQRSKRSASEIHVVLGNEACDLDSMVSAIALACFLAKTTRKTVIPVLNIQRSEFVLRTENTYFLNENQISEDWLIFRNEIDLHELHQAGLLTLTLVDHHVLPRKDQILEEAVVDVIDHRPLERLSSHSCGLTSELVGSCATLITERILKNAAEVLDKKLATLLYGTIVLDCVNMAPEAGKVTLKDTEYISKLEEMFPDLPSRHQLFESLQKAKFNVSGLTTEQMLLKDMKVLSGGNTRLAISVVYLKLEAFLQRPNICQDLCEFCHKFKYNILVAMTISFNEKSEPFRQIAVYSQSGQLREQLCQTLEKALNPHLNLSSFRCPPPEIRAYLQGNTLASRKKVLPIIKDFLNDLDCKEGAVCAENGECELEDQGEQFERFDPACSVLYEEEPQSRCSSVSQPRHQVAEDLAVEEDVRLPPTPMNSLVEGCPLDGGLPKLTAEALLEKFGQIADEEDMEESTLNMRH